Proteins encoded together in one Nyctibius grandis isolate bNycGra1 chromosome 1, bNycGra1.pri, whole genome shotgun sequence window:
- the LOC137662838 gene encoding gamma-aminobutyric acid receptor subunit rho-1 isoform X3, producing the protein MRPGFGGPAIPVGVDVQVESLDSISEVDMDFTMTLYLRHYWKDERLSFPSTNNQSMTFDGRLVKKIWVPDMFFVHSKRSFIHDTTTDNVMLRVQPDGKVLYSLRVTVTAMCNMDFSRFPLDTQTCSLEIESYAYTEDDLMLYWKNGNDSLKTDERISLSQFLIQEFHTTTKLAFYSSTGWYNRLYINFTLRRHIFFFLLQTYFPATLMVMLSWVSFWIDRRAVPARVPLGITTVLTMSTIITGVNASMPRVSYIKAVDIYLWVSFVFVFLSVLEYAAVNYLTTVQERKERKLRDKLPCACSLPQPRPMMMDGSYNDGDVNELGHYVSENGDKQDRMMVQLALGSERGSGRRKNQRYVSMRIDTHAIDKYSRIIFPGAYILFNLIYWSIFS; encoded by the exons gccCTGCAATTCCTGTTGGGGTGGATGTCCAAGTTGAAAGCCTGGACAGCATTTCTGAGGTGGACATG GACTTCACCATGACGCTTTATCTGAGGCACTACTGGAAAGACGAGAGGTtgtccttccccagcaccaacAACCAAAGCATGACCTTTGATGGCAGGCTGGTGAAGAAGATCTGGGTCCCTGACATGTTCTTCGTCCACTCTAAGCGTTCCTTCATCCATGACACCACCACAGACAATGTCATGCTGCGGGTCCAGCCAGATGGGAAGGTACTTTATAGCCTCAG AGTTACAGTAACGGCAATGTGCAACATGGATTTTAGTCGCTTTCCCCTGGACACACAGACGTGTTCCCTGGAGATTGAAAGCT ATGCCTACACTGAAGACGACCTCATGCTCTACTGGAAGAACGGGAACGATTCCCTAAAAACAGATGAGAGGATATCTCTCTCCCAGTTCCTGATCCAGGAGTTTCACACCACCACAAAgcttgccttttacagcagcaCAG GGTGGTACAATCGCCTCTACATAAACTTCACTTTACGTCGACACATCTTCTTCTTCTTGCTGCAAACCTACTTCCCTGCCACCCTCATGGTCATGTTGTCCTGGGTGTCTTTCTGGATCGATCGCCGAGCAGTTCCTGCCAGAGTCCCTTTAG GGATAACCACTGTGCTGACCATGTCCACGATCATCACTGGGGTGAACGCTTCCATGCCCCGTGTTTCCTATATCAAAGCAGTGGATATTTACCTGTGGGTCAGTTTTGTGTTTGTCTTCCTCTCGGTACTGGAATACGCAGCAGTGAATTACCTGACTACGGTGCAAGAGCGGAAGGAGAGGAAACTCCGGGACAAG CTTCCCTGTGCGTGCAGCCTACCTCAGCCTCGGCCCATGATGATGGACGGCAGCTACAACGACGGGGATGTGAACGAACTGGGGCACTACGTGTCCGAGAACGGAGATAAACAAGACCGAATGATGGTGCAGCTGGCACTGGGGTCAGAGAGGGGCTCGGGCAGGAGGAAAAACCAGAGATATGTCAGCATGCGGATTGACACTCACGCCATCGACAAGTACTCCAGGATAATATTCCCTGGTGCATATATTCTATTTAATTTGATATACTGGtccattttttcataa